A genomic region of Salvelinus alpinus chromosome 12, SLU_Salpinus.1, whole genome shotgun sequence contains the following coding sequences:
- the LOC139536035 gene encoding synaptoporin-like translates to MCMVIFAPIFAICAFATCGGYSGHLRVRVECLDKSQSNLSITVNFAYPFRLQQVHFQPTLCERNRQESIFLVGDYSSSAQFFVTVAVFAFLYSLMATVVYIYYQNKYREGNRGPLVDFVVTVLFAFMWLVSSCAWAKSLSDVKSATDPTQVLLLISACRYPANRCSASHHPVWSELNTSVVFGFVNFILWTGNIWFVFKETGWYKTGQRYPMRSASGRRANGMSQRLYSQSSFDQSGDSFYQHPYRQASFDQSRESFGQQHYSQGSFNQSIGSFRLPQTSLGQPIIISQGDVTSKGLNPIILVNDI, encoded by the exons ATGTGTATGGTTATATTTGCTCCG ATCTTTGCCATCTGTGCATTTGCAACATGTGGAGGGTACTCTGGTCACCTGCGGGTTAGAGTGGAATGTCTGGACAAGAGCCAGAGCAACCTTAGCATCACAGTAAACTTTGCCTATCCCTTCAG ATTACAGCAGGTCCATTTCCAACCCACGCTGTGTGAGAGGAACAGACAGGAGAGCATCTTCCTAGTAGGAGACTATTCCTCCTCAGCTCAGTTTTTTGTGACCGTGGCTGTCTTTGCCTTCCTCTATTCCCTGATGGCCACCGTAGTGTACATCTACTACCAGAACAAGTATCGTGAGGGTAACAGAGGACCGTTGGTG GACTTTGTAGTGACTGTGCTATTCGCCTTCATGTGGTTGGTGAGTTCCTGTGCTTGGGCCAAATCTCTGTCTGATGTAAAGTCAGCCACTGATCCCACCCAGGTCCTCCTGCTCATCTCTGCCTGCAGATACCCGGCCAACCGGTGTTCAGCTTCCCACCACCCAGTCTGGTCTGAGCTCAACACATCTGTG GTTTTTGGTTTTGTAAACTTTATCCTCTGGACCGGCAACATCTGGTTTGTCTTCAAAGAGACAGGCTGGTACAAGACTGGCCAGAGGTACCCAATGAGAAGCGCCTCTGGGAGACGGGCCAATGGGATGAGCCAACGGCTCTACAGCCAAAGCAGTTTCGACCAATCAGGGGACAGCTTCTATCAACATCCATACAGGCAGGCTAGTTTTGATCAATCACGGGAGAGCTTTGGCCAGCAGCACTACAGCCAAGGTAGCTTCAACCAATCAATAGGGAGCTTCCGCTTGCCACAGACCAGTCTAGGACAGCCAATCATCATTAGTCAGGGAGATGTCACCTCTAAAGGGCTTAATCCTATCATATTGGTCAATGATATTTAG